AAACATCAGCGGAATCCGGTGGTATGGCGCATCAAACAGGCCATCCACGGCCACGGCCGGATCCTTCTCCGGCTGCTGGCTGATATCCTCGGCCACTCCCTGGAAATATCCCGCCCGTTGCGCCCGTTCCTCCACCGTGCGCCCGGTGAACCGGGGCTTGCCCGGTTCCTGGTAGTGGGACAAGAGCCCGTTTTCCTCCAGGTAGTTTGCATGCTCCTCCGCCGCCAGCATCAGGGAAGGGTGGACCTGAAAAGGTGGCAGTCCCAGACGCTCGCGGTAGTCATTGGCCGCTTGGAGCGCCGCCTGCTGAACCGGCGTGCCAGCCCGTTCCATGTACGGATGCAGCGAGACGGCATCCGGATGGATCACGAAAGACCAGCGTTGCTCCACCGGCTGGTAAGGTCCCTGAAAATCCAGGCGGATCCGCGCCTGGTACTCCCCGGAAGGAAGGATTGCCGGCGGCCGGTACACATACGCCCCTTTCTCCTTGTCGTATCGTACCGCGACAGATTTGCCGTTCAAATACAAGGTGGCCTTCTTCACCCTTGCGCCATGTACGCGGACCGGCCAGCCGATCTCCGGCTGCCTCACCATCACCTCCCCGCGCGGATAAGGAGGCAGGTAGGTAATCCCTTCTTCCGCCGCCACCGGTACCAGAAACAGGGGCGGACCTATCGCCCCCAGCAGCACGGTGAAGGCCACGACCAACAAGATGAACCTCGTCGAGGCTGGCCGGTGTCGCCTCATCTCCCGCCTCACCTCCCCCTCTGCCTCCCATCCGCTCCCGCTTAAGAACCTCATCTTCGCAAAACCGCGTCCTGTTGCTCGTCCAGCATCTCCGACAGCGTCTTCGCCAGCAACGTCATCAGCCACACCTCACACCGGGCCCGCAGCCAGACGTTCTGAAAGCGCATCGTGTACACCCTGCCGCGCAAGCGCGCCCACACCTCGCGGGCCACCGGGTCCTGCCTTTCTTCCGCAATTTGTCCGCCGATGCGCCCGATCTCCTGCCGCAGCCGGTGCCGTTCCTGATTCGCCATTTCCGCGACGCGCTCGAGGAGCTGCCGGTAAACGCGGGAAAACTTATGTCCCTCAGACAATCGCTCCGCATCGCGAAGAACGGCTCGGTGTAAAATCGATAATACCACATGTTCCCGTATCATACGCACAAATCTTTCATAATCAGCAGGGGCCATCCACGGCCGTTTTTCCGTCTCCATCATTTCCGACATCCTTTCCTTCATGTCGCTCCCATTTCCCTCATGTCGTTCCCATTCCCTCATCTCCAGTTTCCCTCATCATATCACGGGACCGCCCGATAAGCAAACATATGTTCCCTGTTTGGGAATCAAAAAACCTCTCCACATGGGAGAGGTCATGCAGGGGCATCGTGCCCTACATGGGCCTGGCAGGCTCAGATATGTCGCTCAACGTTTGCCCGGCTTCATCCATAAAACGGTCGCGAACCGCCAGATCGCCGAGCGAAACAATCCCGACAAGGCGCTGGTTGTCTACGACAGGCAGGCGACGGATCTGCTCCCGGGACATCAGTTGGGCCGCCTCATCCACCGACATCTCGGGCGTTCCGACGACCAGCTTCCGATCGCTCATCACTTCGCTGCACGCGGTGGAGTTCGGCTTGTTGAGCGCCACGCACCGGATGCAGATATCCCGGTCGGTAATCATCCCCAAAAGATGCGGAGCACCCGTCTGCTGCTCGACGATAGGAACCGCTCCTACGTTATGATCCCGCATGATCTGCGCCGCCTTGGAAACAGGATCCTGGGGCGAACAGGTATACAATTCCGTGGTCATCACGTCTCGCAATGTTTGCATCCCTATCCCTCCTTCCATAAAGGTATGGTTTCCGAAAAAACGGTTCCTATTCCCAAAAACCTCTCCTGTTTCGAAACGGTTTCAAAAATGTGGATCACATTGCAATGAATAGAAAAAACGTCTATGATAGAAACGAAAACGAAGCGATCATGACAAACAAAAAATGATCATGGAAACGAAAACGAAGCTGAAAAACAAAAAGCGATCATTGCTGTGAACATCCAAAAGGAGGAGCAACAGTGGTTTTCAAGGACTCAGGCCTTGCCGGTACACAAAAAACGTTTGCTGAACTGGAAAAAGTGATGAAAAAGCTGGGTTTCACCCGTTGGACATGGGATTATGATCATGCCACCTACGACATGCGGTTTGACGATTTGGACAACAAACAAACCTATTACCTGAGAGTGCGAGCCAATTGCATCCAGGGAAGACTGGAGTCCCCGCGGGCCGTGTTGAAGCTTGAAGATCCGATCATGGGCAGGCACATCCTGCATCACGGCATGGACTATGACGCAGAAATTCCCCAGAAATTCGTGCAAACGGCAGAACAAGTGATCGGAACCCTGAAGGAGCAGCTGGAAGTGGCCTGATACCATGCAAAAAAAACGGGGCAATCCTGATTTTCTCCTGCTCTTTACGACGCTGGCGTTGGTCGGCTTCGGGCTCGTCATGGTCTTCAGCGCCAGTTCGATCATCGCGATGCAGAAGTATGATGACATGTGGTACTTCACCCGGCGGCAGGCCGTGTGGATCGGACTGGGTCTTGTCGCGATGAGTGTGCTGATGAACATCCCGTATCAAAAATATCAGAAATGGTTTTTGTGGGTCGCGGGAGGCAGCCTGCTTCTTTTGATCCTGGTCCTGATCCCGCCCCTGGGAATCAAGGTGAACGGTGCCCGAAGCTGGATCGGAACGGACGCTTTTCGCTTTCAACCCTCGGAATTGGCAAAACTGGGGCTGATTCTGTACCTGGCTGCGCTCATCAGCAAAAAGGGCGAACGCTTTCGTGATTTTAAAAAAGGATTGCTGCCGGCTGTTCTCGTCACTTCGCTTTTCGTGCTTCTCATCGCCGCAGAGCCGGATCTGGGCACCGCCATGATCCTGACCGGGACGGCCCTTTGCATTATCGTCAGCGGCGGTGCCAACCTCAAGCATCTTTTCTACATCGGGACGCCGATTGTCCTCGGACTGGGCATCCTTGCCCTGACATTCGGGCACGTGCTGGACCGCCTGACCAGTTTTCTCAACCCATGGGCCGATCCCTACCGCACCGGTTTCAACCTGATCCAATCCCTTTACGCCTTCGGAAACGGGGGAATCACTGGCGTCGGTTTTGGGCGCAGCATTCAGAAATACCAGTATCTCCCCTATCCCCACAACGATTTTATCTTCTCCGTCATCGCAGAAGAGTTGGGGTTTATCGGGGTGTGTTTCGTTTTCTTTCTTTACTTGCTGTTGATCTGGCGCATTCTCGTCATCTGCCTGCGGATGCGCGACCCCTTTTGCACCCTGGTCGGCGTCGGGATTGCCAGCATGATCAGCATCCAAACCTTCGTCAACATCGGCGGAGTCAGCGGCACCATCCCGATCTCCGGTGTCACTTTGCCCTTCATCAGTTACGGAGGCTCTTCGATGCTGGTCTGCCTGATGGGGATCGGGATCATTCTCAGCATCTCCCGGGAGGTCAACCGCCGAAAATTGCAAGAGGAAAGAACACCGGGACAGGCCAGCCGCAAAAGAACCGTCCAAACGATCACCAGAGCCTAAAACCTCATCCTGGCAGGGTTGTCTGCTCATCCAGACAACCCTGTTTTTTTCTTTGCCCAAGGCGTTCGGCAAAATCAACGCACATTTTCTCCTGCTTGATCCTGCAATTTTTTCTTCCTGAATGATAGATTTTCCCCTTTGCCAGCGTCTGTAATCGATGAAAGGGACGCTGAAGGGGGGAAAGAGGTGAC
This is a stretch of genomic DNA from Bacillus thermozeamaize. It encodes these proteins:
- a CDS encoding CBS domain-containing protein, with translation MQTLRDVMTTELYTCSPQDPVSKAAQIMRDHNVGAVPIVEQQTGAPHLLGMITDRDICIRCVALNKPNSTACSEVMSDRKLVVGTPEMSVDEAAQLMSREQIRRLPVVDNQRLVGIVSLGDLAVRDRFMDEAGQTLSDISEPARPM
- a CDS encoding cell division protein FtsW, which produces MQKKRGNPDFLLLFTTLALVGFGLVMVFSASSIIAMQKYDDMWYFTRRQAVWIGLGLVAMSVLMNIPYQKYQKWFLWVAGGSLLLLILVLIPPLGIKVNGARSWIGTDAFRFQPSELAKLGLILYLAALISKKGERFRDFKKGLLPAVLVTSLFVLLIAAEPDLGTAMILTGTALCIIVSGGANLKHLFYIGTPIVLGLGILALTFGHVLDRLTSFLNPWADPYRTGFNLIQSLYAFGNGGITGVGFGRSIQKYQYLPYPHNDFIFSVIAEELGFIGVCFVFFLYLLLIWRILVICLRMRDPFCTLVGVGIASMISIQTFVNIGGVSGTIPISGVTLPFISYGGSSMLVCLMGIGIILSISREVNRRKLQEERTPGQASRKRTVQTITRA